In a single window of the Heliangelus exortis chromosome 1, bHelExo1.hap1, whole genome shotgun sequence genome:
- the LOC139791226 gene encoding lactosylceramide 4-alpha-galactosyltransferase-like: protein MLRMPNCLLKLTRVVLSHKLRTLFILAFKFMSFASIVLYWRITEDPKGRGHLYSLPVEVRCAHSVPSPPRAIAGGPPSSPGNVYFVETSERTNPSYLFTCSVESAARTHPGTRVVVLMKGLASGNASLPNHWGFSLLSCFPNVEIRPLDLPELFSGTPLAKWYLQAQHRWEPYILPVLSDACRIAIMWKFGGIYLDTDFIVLKNLKNLTNALGTQSKYVLNGAFLSFKPKHEFIELCMQDFVENYNGWIWGHQGPQLLTRVFKKWCSIRSLRSSTSCKGVSALPREAFYPIRWQDWKKYFEVVSSSELHRLFNNTYAVHVWNKLSQGTRLEITSQALLAQLHSHFCPATYEIMKKDSERQ from the coding sequence ATGCTCAGGATGCCCAACTGCCTGCTAAAGCTGACCAGGGTGGTGCTGAGCCACAAACTCAGGACTCTGTTTATCCTCGCCTTTAAGTTCATGTCCTTTGCCTCCATTGTGTTGTACTGGAGAATCACAGAGGACCCTAAGGGCAGGGGCCACCTCTACAGCTTGCCTGTTGAAGTCCGCTGTGCTCACTCTGTGCCTTCTCCTCCACGTGCCATTGCTGGTGGGCCCCCTTCTTCACCAGGCAATGTGTATTTTGTGGAGACCTCGGAGCGAACTAACCCCAGTTACCTCTTCACATGCTCCGTGGAGTCAGCAGCCCGAACACACCCTGGCACAAGGGTCGTGGTGCTCATGAAAGGCTTGGCAAGTGGGAATGCCTCCTTACCCAACCACTGGGGCTTCTCCTTGCTGAGCTGCTTCCCTAATGTGGAAATCCGTCCCCTGGACTTGCCGGAGCTTTTCTCAGGGACTCCTCTGGCTAAGTGGTACTTGCAGGCTCAGCACCGCTGGGAACCTTATATCTTACCTGTGCTGTCTGATGCCTGCAGGATTGCCATCATGTGGAAATTTGGTGGCATCTACCTGGATACAGACTTCATTGTGCTTAAGAACTTAAAGAACCTCACCAATGCCCTTGGTACCCAGTCTAAGTATGTACTGAATGGGGCCTTTCTGTCCTTTAAACCCAAACATGAGTTCATAGAACTTTGCATGCAGGACTTTGTGGAGAACTACAATGGCTGGATATGGGGACACCAGGGCCCACAGCTCCTAACTCGTGTCTTCAAGAAGTGGTGCTCCATCAGGAGTCTTCGAAGCAGTACGAGCTGCAAAGGAGTGAGTGCTCTGCCCCGTGAGGCTTTTTATCCCATTCGATGGCAGGACTGGAAGAAATACTTTGAAGTGGTGAGCTCCTCGGAGCTTCACCGCCTGTTTAATAACACCTATGCAGTGCATGTATGGAACAAACTGAGCCAAGGGACGAGGCTTGAAATCACATCCCAGGCTTTGCTGGCTCAGCTGCATTCTCACTTCTGCCCTGCCACGTATGAAATCATGAAGAAGGACTCTGAACGACAGTGA